From the genome of Spirochaetae bacterium HGW-Spirochaetae-1, one region includes:
- a CDS encoding 3-hydroxybutyryl-CoA dehydrogenase (converts (S)-3-hydroxybutanoyl-CoA to 3-acetoacetyl-CoA) yields the protein MKIFGIVGTGTMGTDIAHIAAEAGFEVFMYDIDQTQSRNAFNTIQDRFNRYVQQGRVPKERVGEITTRIKFFPHMKNLCKADIVIESVSEDLATKKQVFRELDATCKADAVLATNTSSISVTAIASATKRPESVIGIHFLIPARTMNLVEIISGLSTTRETFEMTRQAVKKLGKKHVEARDFPGFLVNRMLMPMINESIQLLYEGAAPAETIDKVMTQGLHQPMGPLALADMIGLDVILAVLEEMYRGYGDPKYRPCPLLRQYISAGWLGEKTGRGFYIY from the coding sequence ATGAAAATTTTTGGCATAGTCGGAACAGGGACCATGGGGACGGATATCGCCCACATCGCCGCGGAAGCGGGTTTTGAGGTCTTCATGTATGATATTGACCAGACACAGTCCCGCAATGCCTTCAACACCATCCAGGACCGTTTTAACCGCTATGTCCAGCAGGGCCGTGTCCCCAAGGAACGGGTCGGTGAAATCACCACGAGGATTAAATTCTTCCCACATATGAAGAATCTATGTAAAGCCGATATTGTGATCGAAAGCGTATCGGAAGACCTGGCCACGAAAAAGCAGGTATTCAGGGAACTCGATGCAACATGCAAGGCCGATGCGGTGCTCGCTACCAACACCTCCTCAATTTCCGTAACGGCCATCGCCTCGGCGACGAAACGGCCGGAATCGGTGATTGGCATACATTTTCTTATCCCTGCCAGAACTATGAACCTGGTGGAGATAATCAGCGGTCTCTCCACCACGAGGGAAACCTTTGAGATGACCCGGCAGGCAGTGAAAAAGCTGGGGAAAAAACACGTGGAGGCCCGGGACTTCCCCGGATTCCTGGTAAACCGCATGCTCATGCCCATGATCAATGAATCAATTCAGCTCCTCTATGAAGGTGCGGCGCCGGCTGAGACAATCGACAAGGTAATGACACAGGGGCTGCATCAGCCCATGGGTCCCCTGGCCCTGGCGGACATGATAGGACTTGATGTTATCCTGGCCGTTCTTGAAGAGATGTACCGGGGATACGGTGATCCCAAATATCGTCCCTGTCCCCTTCTCCGCCAATATATATCGGCCGGCTGGCTTGGCGAAAAAACAGGCCGGGGCTTCTATATCTATTGA